In Desulfobulbaceae bacterium, the sequence GCCGGACCCCTCCGATATCGACCTGATCTTTGCCAGCGATAAAATGCGGAAGGTTGTGGCCATCATGAAACGATTGGCCCTCAAATCTGACCTGACAATCCTGATTCTTGGAGAATCCGGAACAGGAAAAAACTACCTCTGCCAGAAGATCCACGAGATGAGTTCCCGGCACGATGCCCCCTACGTGCAAATCGGCTGCTCAAACATGCCGGACCACCTGATAGAAAGTGAACTGTTCGGCTACGAAAAGGGCGCTTTCACCGATGCCAAGGCATCGAAAAAAGGCTTGATTGAAGTGGCAGAAGGCGGAACCGTCCTGCTCGACGAACTCGGGGACATGCCGTATCAATTCCAGACAAAAATCCTCAAACTCCTTGAAGAGCGATGTTTCAGAAGGATTGGCGCCCTAGAAGACACGCAGGTGGACATCAGAATCCTGGCCGCCACCAATCGCGACCTGAAACAGGAAGTTCAGGAAAAAAAATTCAGACTGGATCTCTTTTACCGCCTGAACATTGCCACCATTGAATTACCAGCGCTTCGCGAGCGACCAGAAGACATTCCGGTCCTGATCAACAACTTTCTCAACAATTTTTGCAGCAAATATGATACCGGAACCAAAACAATCAGCCCGGAGGGCATGGAATTGCTAATGTCCTATTCTTGGCCTGGTAATGTCCGTCAGATCAAAAATTTGGTGGAAAAGTTGGTAGTGCTCTCCGATTCCGATGAAATAACTGCCGCAGAGATCAAGGAGAACCTCGATTCCGTTGCCCCCCAACCTCCCGCTCTGCAAAGTACCGAGATTGGTCCTCCACCTCCCGTCAAATCGGTCGGCAGCGTACCGCTCCCAGACGACCTGTCACTGGAGGCAATGGAAGAACGTTTCATCCGTCGCGCTTTGGAAAAATCCAACGGCAATCAACGAAAAGCGGCAAATCTACTCAACATTTCCCGTGACGCCCTCCGCTACCGCCTCAAGAAAATGCAGATTTCCATTGATGACGATGATGAGTGAGTGAACATAAGGTTAACAGTTATCGGTTACTAATTCGTTTATAATACGCCTTCCGTCCCGGCCCGTGAAGGGCATCCCAGATTTTTATTATTTCGTAGACCGCCACAATAAAATCCTTTGCCCTAAGTTTTGAACCAGGGACATCGTGCCACTGCTCCAATGGGTACTCACACGCGCTCACAGTAAGCGGTTCCCCCCCCTGGTTCCTAATCAACAACTGATACCGGGCTAAAATCTCCACGTCAAATATCCAATTTACCGTAAATGGCTTGACAAATACCTGCCTTAGCAAGGTGTTGTTTGCGAAAAGTTTAGCGCCACATTGGGTGTCGTAGACCGTTAACCCCAAGACCACACTCGCCATAGTTGCAAAAACCCGCCCCAGATAGTGGCGTCCAGACCGCCGTTCAATATGCCGATTAAGGAGCCTGACCCGCGACCCAATAACCATAGTAAGTTGGGAATCTGCCAAAAGAGCGGAAAACTTAATAATTGCGGGGAGTGGAGTTGCCAAGTCAGCGTCCCAGAATCCGATGGCAGCATAGTCTCCTGCAAAGGCCTTAATAAAGCCCTCACGCACGGCGCCCGATTTACCCAAGTTTATTGGCAAATGCAGCGCCATGCACTGCTGAGGAATCTTGGAGCACAAAGTGTCAATGACCCGCGCCGTACCGTCAGTACTGCAGTCATTGACAAAGATAAAATCAACACCCTTGTGCTGCCGAGCAAAGAGGTAAAACTCTTCCTGTGGCAGCCGGGTCTCTTCATTGAAACACGGGATAACTATCGCGACACTCTGCATACTGCCCACACGGTAAGACCAGGAATCGTGATTCCCATCTTGCTCAGCCAGAGGAGGACGCCATTGTCGACAGCCAACCCCTGTGTAATTGCAGATGTCACCAGCGCACCACGCCGCCACTGGCCTATCCCAGGCGCTCTCTGAGCAACTCCAAAAACTTTCTCGGCTAGTGCTATCAAGGCGCGCACAGGGAGAAGTGAACCAAAGAGATAGCCAGAGGCAATTACCTTGAGTTCCGCGCTGCCAAGAACCTGATGGAATTCACTCCGACTATACCGACGATGATGACCAAGAAAATGGTCATGGGAACATAGTAAAGATTGAAAGGCAGGGACAGTGCCGAAAAAAACCGTGCCAGGCTGGAAAAATCGGGCGATGATGTCCCGCAAAAAGGCTCCATCGTCCTTGACATGTTCCAAAACATCAAACATTGTAAGCAAGCCATAATCGTTGAACGACAGACAGGTATAATCATTATGAAACATAACGTTCGGCCTATCCTTGGCAAAAGACCGAACCTGTTCAGTGGTCAAGTGGATGTCCACCGCATCAATTTTCGTCACAGTCTCAGCGCAAAGCTGGTCTATAATAAAGCCATCTCCGCAACCGATATCAAGAGTCCTCATCCCGGAGCGAATAAGATCATACTTGATGGCTATTGCCCTCAAAGCCTTGACCCTGGCCAACTCCCAAGGATGACGACTACCCGTTGAGCGATGAGTTTCGCAAAGATCCATGTCGAATTAAGGAACTACCTAGGTTAACGGTAATCAGTTATGATGGCTTTAACATCAATGCCTTTTTTGTATCGCATTGGGTGTTGGGTTACGCTTCGCTAACCCAACCTACGACTGCCTCTTTTAACCGTAAACCGATAA encodes:
- a CDS encoding sigma-54-dependent Fis family transcriptional regulator, producing the protein MTIKSSRAPHNQKVLIVDDEALIRFGLEKFLKQEGYTTISAGSGKKALELIEDQDPDIALLDLKLQDAIDGIELLSIIKKTRPKIIPVMISGQTEIHGAVQAMKLGARDYLEKPIDFDKLKAVLESISQELDQTDHEPDPSDIDLIFASDKMRKVVAIMKRLALKSDLTILILGESGTGKNYLCQKIHEMSSRHDAPYVQIGCSNMPDHLIESELFGYEKGAFTDAKASKKGLIEVAEGGTVLLDELGDMPYQFQTKILKLLEERCFRRIGALEDTQVDIRILAATNRDLKQEVQEKKFRLDLFYRLNIATIELPALRERPEDIPVLINNFLNNFCSKYDTGTKTISPEGMELLMSYSWPGNVRQIKNLVEKLVVLSDSDEITAAEIKENLDSVAPQPPALQSTEIGPPPPVKSVGSVPLPDDLSLEAMEERFIRRALEKSNGNQRKAANLLNISRDALRYRLKKMQISIDDDDE
- a CDS encoding class I SAM-dependent methyltransferase, which codes for MDLCETHRSTGSRHPWELARVKALRAIAIKYDLIRSGMRTLDIGCGDGFIIDQLCAETVTKIDAVDIHLTTEQVRSFAKDRPNVMFHNDYTCLSFNDYGLLTMFDVLEHVKDDGAFLRDIIARFFQPGTVFFGTVPAFQSLLCSHDHFLGHHRRYSRSEFHQVLGSAELKVIASGYLFGSLLPVRALIALAEKVFGVAQRAPGIGQWRRGALVTSAITQGLAVDNGVLLWLSKMGITIPGLTVWAVCRVSR
- a CDS encoding glycosyltransferase, which gives rise to MQSVAIVIPCFNEETRLPQEEFYLFARQHKGVDFIFVNDCSTDGTARVIDTLCSKIPQQCMALHLPINLGKSGAVREGFIKAFAGDYAAIGFWDADLATPLPAIIKFSALLADSQLTMVIGSRVRLLNRHIERRSGRHYLGRVFATMASVVLGLTVYDTQCGAKLFANNTLLRQVFVKPFTVNWIFDVEILARYQLLIRNQGGEPLTVSACEYPLEQWHDVPGSKLRAKDFIVAVYEIIKIWDALHGPGRKAYYKRISNR